The Cytobacillus oceanisediminis genomic interval TCTTTCACTATCAAAATGGATATAACATCTATTATTCTTTTGCTATTTATTTAGTGGTTCAAAGTTTTTGGGTGATATTTTACAGGATTATTAAAGCATATGGAGAAAAACAACTTTAAAATGTAATGGTAGCTGTTTGTATATTGTCAGAATTTTTATACAAATGATATCACTAAGCTAATCAATAAATGCTGTGAATAAGCAATAAGTAATTTTGTTGCAGAATTAAAAGCAATGTGTGAAGAAGCATTAGAGTTATAAAACACTTATATACAATTAGGGGTAAAGAAAACATACTGTTCTTTAGTAAAAAAGGTGACTTTTTATCTTCGGATAAACAGTAGCCCTCTCCCTTACAGGAAGAGGGCTATTTACCTTTATTTTAGCTGCATAATGGAGCACGTTTTGTGCATGTAACCGGTGTATTTGCCGTTTTCTTTCATAGCTATTCTCAACTACTTAACAATTTGAATAAAGGTAATTACGATAGCTAAAGTAAGCATAGTTAAAGCATTTAACCCCATAATCGGTCTATGTTTGGCTCTTAAGAAGTGAGCATGTAAAGCACCAAGCATAAGAATAATAATTAGGGATCCTGAAAGCAAAATAAATTTAGGAAGCCAAAATCCTATGATCAATCCACCTACGCTCAAACTTTCCAAGAAAGCAGTTAATTGCATAAACCATAGGGGGTAACGATATTCGCTCCAGTGCTTAACCATTGACTTGGTACGTGTTAATTTCATCGAAATGGATATTGCGAAAATCAAAATTAAAATAATTTGAATGGTTACCGTTATAACATCCATACAGTTTCCTCCTTTTGTATAATAGACGTAGCTGCTATACATGAATTCTAGGCTTTTTTGTTTAGTGAGTATGTAGTCTGGACTACATTCCGCAGAATTTGGGGGAGGGCTATATGGATAAGATTAAGTATTTATCGAGAATACAGCTTTTGGGGGATCTGGAACTGGAAGAATTAAAGAAATATGAACCGGTCATACCCATGAAAGTTGTGAAAAAAGGTACCATTATTAGTTCTCCTCATATGGATCAAAAGATATTGTATTTAATCAAATCGGGTAAAGTTCGTTTGTATAGATTAACTGAAAGCGGGAAAGAGTTTACAGTTGATATTTTAGAAACTGGGCATTTGTTTGGAGATATTGGTACGTTTACAACAGGTTCTGAAAATTTATATGCTGAGACATAGGAAGATTCTGTTATTTGCAGAATAGATAGAGTGCAGTTTGAAAAAATAATACATGAAAATCCAAGTATTTCATTAAAGCTTCTTGAAATAATCTCCAGCCGTTTAAAGGAAGTCGAAGAGTTATTAGAGTATATGGCATATAGCAGTGCAAGGAAACGGCTTTTATTCCTGTTAAATAAACTTACAGAAAAGTTTGGGGATAAATTGTCTAGCAGCAGTCCGGGAGATTGGATTGCACTTGATATTTACATAACTCATCAAGAATTAGCAATGATGATGGGCAGTATTCGTGAAACAGTGACAGCACTTTTAAATGAATTGAATGCAGAAGGAATTGTACGCAAAGCAGGAAGGCGAGGAACAATGGAAGTTCATAGTGTACGCCTAAAATGTGCATTAAAAGAGGACGGATAAAAATCAGCACTTATTGCAGAGAGCATTGGTGACTGCATTTACACCGAATATTCTTAGTAAGCAAACGGGGCAGCATAGTAAAGAAAGCAAATTTCATTATGTACAATAGTAAATTACATTATTTACAAGATGTTGGTATGGGATTCTCGATTAGTATTTACCGGATTAAATAAAGGAGAGAAGGCTATGAGTAAATCATTTATTGAACAAGTACATTATATTAGAATTCCTGTAAAAGATTTAGAACTGTCTGCACAATGGTATAGAGATGTATTAGAGCTCCAGTTACTAAACAATACTGAGGAACTTGCAATTTTAAAAGTAAATGAAGGAC includes:
- a CDS encoding Crp/Fnr family transcriptional regulator; translation: MDKIKYLSRIQLLGDLELEELKKYEPVIPMKVVKKGTIISSPHMDQKILYLIKSGKVRLYRLTESGKEFTVDILETGHLFGDIGTFTTGSENLYAET
- a CDS encoding Crp/Fnr family transcriptional regulator, which codes for MQFEKIIHENPSISLKLLEIISSRLKEVEELLEYMAYSSARKRLLFLLNKLTEKFGDKLSSSSPGDWIALDIYITHQELAMMMGSIRETVTALLNELNAEGIVRKAGRRGTMEVHSVRLKCALKEDG
- a CDS encoding DoxX family protein, giving the protein MDVITVTIQIILILIFAISISMKLTRTKSMVKHWSEYRYPLWFMQLTAFLESLSVGGLIIGFWLPKFILLSGSLIIILMLGALHAHFLRAKHRPIMGLNALTMLTLAIVITFIQIVK